A window of Candidatus Chlorobium masyuteum genomic DNA:
ACTTATTTAGCCGCTTCAGACCCGCAATTACCGCTATACATTAGCGCGATTACTCCATTAATACACGAACCATATATACGCGAGCAAAAACAATTCATATATGAAAAAAATCATCATTATAACCGGAGCAGGAAAAGGGATTGGAAGAGCAATCGCAATTGACTTTTCACGTGCAGCAATAGAGAAGAGCGGTTTTGAGCCAATTCTTATTCTTGTATCAAGGACAGCTTCAGATCTTGAATCTGTTGCAACTGAATGCCGGGCAAATGGAGCAGTTGCTGAAATCCTCACCATTGATATTGCAGACAAATCACAAACAGACCGGCTCGTTGAAACAACAATCAAGCGATACGGAACCATTGACTGCCTGATCAACAATGCCGGTGTCGGACGATTCAAGCCTCTCGGTGAGCTGAACGAAGAGGATTTTGACTACACCATATCGACCAACCTCAAAGGAACTTTTTTCCTGACACAAAAGGTCTTTGCTGCGATGGAGAAAAACAGGTCGGGCCATATTTTCTTTATAACCTCCATTGCAGCCGAAACAGCATTCAAAAGCTCCGCGATCTACTGTATGTCGAAGTTCGGTCAAAAAGGGCTGATTGAAACGCTGCGTCTTTACGCCAGGGAGTGCAATGTCAGAATTACCAATGTCATGCCGGGTGCAGTCTATACGCCAATGTGGGGAGAGCTGCCGGAGGAGATGAAATCCGTCATGATGCGGCCAAAAGAGATCTCATCAGCCTTGCTCAATGCCTACTTTCTTCCCGGCAGGGCATCGGTAGAAGAGCTGGTAATCCGTCCCGTCGGCGGGGACATCAATGATTGAGTGGGAAAGCACCATTTTTTCCTGTATTTTCAGATTCTTCTTGTTGAATACAACCCATTGAAAACCACCATGAGCCTGAAAGAAACTATAGATCGGGATCTGAAAGAGTCCCTAAAAAGCGGAGCAAAAGACCGTCT
This region includes:
- a CDS encoding SDR family oxidoreductase; this encodes MKKIIIITGAGKGIGRAIAIDFSRAAIEKSGFEPILILVSRTASDLESVATECRANGAVAEILTIDIADKSQTDRLVETTIKRYGTIDCLINNAGVGRFKPLGELNEEDFDYTISTNLKGTFFLTQKVFAAMEKNRSGHIFFITSIAAETAFKSSAIYCMSKFGQKGLIETLRLYARECNVRITNVMPGAVYTPMWGELPEEMKSVMMRPKEISSALLNAYFLPGRASVEELVIRPVGGDIND